Within Geotrypetes seraphini chromosome 13, aGeoSer1.1, whole genome shotgun sequence, the genomic segment CaggggaaccactgatgtaagtGCATCCTGTTTAACCGGTACCCCGACAAATCCGCGGAAGACAATTGCGCTCCGACAAATGTGCCCCAACAATTGCATGCATGTAGAAGTGTGCGCACAACAATTGAAGCCTGTctaggatatctggaaggccctgatttgctcagatgctTCAAGCCCCTCCCACgggatggggcctgaggagtctgagcaaatcagggccttcccgAAATCCactaaaagggttcccataatcatgatgtaaccctaaccctaaccctagatagaaagtgaatcttttaagtgtagtgggggggggggggtttctccccccctcaaaaaagagggttaccttgtaaccctcaaaaagacaaaatagtatcctgtcGGGGCACAATTGTTGGGTCACTTTCCATTCAGTACGCGCATTTGTCCGTGTGTGCAAATGTCGGGGCACAATTATGGCGCCAAATTGTCCTgtgcgcatttgacgggtcaccatttAACCAGATATAGAGTACCTCAAGCTTATCTCAAAGGGAGAGATTTCTGCCATGGGAAGTGCTGAAATACCATTCAGGTTTCACTGTCTCCTAAACCTTAACAAATTTGCTTCTGTGCCTTCATAAAAGCCAAGTACTCATGTCTGCTTTCTGCTTTACTGACTGCTTAGCTGTCCAGGGAATGCACTCCTGAGGGCGGAGGTCCATTTCCAGACGGAAGTCTCCTGCTATATGGAAGACTCCACCAGAACCTCTTCCGAAAGAATCAGCTATAACCCCTGGGGACtacagtgtcacaaggagcagctgacACGCATGTCATCTGAGTGCCATGAAAACAAACTGCACCGTATCCTTTCCTTAGCCTGTGCTGTGTGTGCTGAAAGGATGACTCTGATACTTTAAAAGCCATCCACTGAGTTAGGAGAGAGATTCTTTTAAGTATCTGAAAATGGGTGATATGGATAGAACAGAGCTTCCCAAACGCCTTGGCGACACCATAATCAATCAGGTTTTTGGAATGCCTACAGTAAATTTCTGTGCTAAATTAGCATATATTGGTTTTCCAAtgaatgcaaatttatctcatgcatattcatgtgaACATGCTAAAAAACCTGGCTATGGTATTCCCAGGTCAGTTTCAGGAAGGCCTGAATTAGAAGGAGGATAATCTGGAAGTCCGTGAAAGTAATCGTCGTGACTAGCAGAGTGACAGCATAAATgtttccagagctgagtgatgtggttggtggagtggggggggggagggcggaatTCTATGGAcgttttaggtttcaggtttatttaaaatttgatatcgcttataatacttctGAGCGATGTACATTATAAAAACAGGGATACAATATTACAATTGAGAACATAGACAAGATACAAAAGGGTCAGGGGTAGATATGGGAAATACAAATTAGGTTAATAGGGGAAATGTCTGGAGCCTCCTGTAATTTATATTTCTTTAGAAAAAGACGTTATTCAAATAAGGATTTCGTTTTCAAAGGCGCCTTTGTGTAGAAAGGACTGCAGGGAGCTCTTGAATCTATCAagatttagggccagattcactaacctgcccgatggggcaggtccgacgaattcagcaaactccaatatgcagatgggggcgattggagtaacacccccatctgccggcacggatcgctctatagcgatccccgtgCATGTGCAAACCATCTTTAGATAGTCTGCGCAAGCGCTGGACTTCTGGcccggcattttttttttttttttttactttttttttacagcccgtgattttaacccgctttaaagcctgtgggttaaaaccacgggcttacactgcggggaagggtgggagagtcggggcaggcaggcgatgagGGCAGCTCGGGGCAGGCAGGTGATCAGGGCAGCATCAGGGCAGGAAGGCGATCAGGGCAGCtacagtcggggcaggcagggaaggcagatcggggaagcaggagatcggggctgacaaggctgagagcagggcggcagaaggcagtcggaaagggcttcagcgactggtcctcggcCGTCGCTTTTTGGATTGATCGGCCAGCACAGTTGAAACGgcaaaatttgtttagtgaatcgcgtccctgcctactttgcatgcagttcccctcatttgcatgcacggatcggaattggatcgcaaaacaggttagtgaatactgcaggagggaaatcgggtcgcaaagggctcgcaaaccgatcggtacacgatcagtttgcttagtgaatctagcccttagttctcCTCTGAGAAAAGAAGGCAAGGTGAGTGATGTGGCTAGAAAGGTGATGTTATGGAAGTTTCTGTAGATGTGGTTAAGAGTAGGGTTACCacttggctccagaaaaaggaggacggatcgagacattcgggttttatttcttttgctttcaatggaagtaaaaccctggtgtctcaatctgccctcctttttctggttcCATTATGGTAACTCTAGTTAAGAAGGAagggccagtggcatagtaagggggggggctgCCATCTTGGTTAGGGCACAGACACCTGTCCTCCTTTCtgaccccctgctccttccctgcccccccccccccaccaccaccactgctgcaCATGTGTGTCGCTTCTCTTCCCCCGGCaggaggggggcggggaaggagtgtgtggaggtggggtGGGCAGACAAGAGAGCagggaggggtgcctctcaccgTCACTACGCCACTGGGAAGGGCTAAGGAAATTTGTAGAGGTGAGTAACATGGGTTGCAAAGATACTGTGGAAGTATCTGGAGGTGTGATGTGTATAGTAGAAAATACCATTAATTTCTAGAAGTGAACCTCATAAGTAGGGGGCTGACATCTTCCCATGAGTTGTAATGTTTGAATTGAAAAGCACCTCAGTGGAAGACCTGTTTTTCCTCAACTCTGAGCAGGATTTTTGTTACTGGAAAATGTGGCTTCCCAGTTCAAGTATCCCTGTATTCTGGACTTGAAGATGGGCACACGACAGCACGGCGATGATGCCACGGAGGAGAAGAAAGCACGGCACATGAAGAAGTGTGCACAGAGTACATCCAGCTCGCTGGGAGTGCGCATCTGTGGCATGCAGGTAGCAAACGCTCCTCCTTCAGGACCACCAACAGTCCCATGAGCTGAAACTTAAGGACCTGAATTTCCatattctagaacaggggtgggcaacctcggtccttgagagccacaatgcagtcgagttttcaggatttcctcaatgaatgcgcatgaatctatttgcatgcactgcctctgttttatgcaaatagatctcatgcatatttattatggaaatcctgaaaacccgacctggcaaagaccaaagttggacacccctgttctagagcaagagttctcaactcagtccttgggacatgcccagtcaggtttcaggatatctacaatgaatatgcatgagataaatttgcatgcactacctgcATTGTATGtagtgcatattcattatgagCATCCCGACAAACTGGCTGGCTAAGTGTGGGGACAAGGATTGGGTAGAGAGTcattgctctagagcagtggtctcaaactcatggcccgggggccacatgcggcccgccaggtagtattttgaggcccttggtatgtttatcataatcacaaaagtacaataaaacagtttcttgatcatgtttctttagctataaattacaatattattattaagacttagctaaaaagaaagatttataaactataaagagttttacctcatgcaaaatcgtcatttctttaataagacattaactatttttttctgaggcccttcaagtacacttctccctccgttacCGTGGTTtctgtatctgcggattcgcttattcgcgatttttcagttgctgactccaccccctagtTTTCGGCACTGAACccggcgtttcacattggaaatcgctgctcccggtggttcatggaggaaatcattgCTCCCAGCGTTGTACAGGGCAAATCACAGGTCGGGTTATTCATGgtatattatctttttcaggtctattttaccaaaatactgcgaataacatgcaaaaggttattcacggtttttcggaattcacggctatgttctgcccgcatcccccgcgaatacggagggagaagtgtacctacacatccaaaatgtagccctgcaaagggtttgagtttgagaccacttgaAACTTTGTTCTAGAGGTTCAGAATAATTATACTTTTGCGATGCAAAAGTTCCCATCTGTCTAAATTTGTGAGCAGTCTAGTATTGTTAGAATTGTACCGAATAACAATCCTAGTGTGTTTGAAACAAGGAAGGCTTTGGAGGTCTTAAGAAGCAGGGTGGTGAAGACCTGGGGTACCCTCTGGTTGGTACCCTGGCAGCCCCATTTTATGCGGGTACAAAAGACTCCACCAAGCTCAGTTCTCTCACAGTATTAGCTTCTGTTTGATCTACACTTACCGTACTTCACTTTGGGGTTTCTGTCTGCTCATGAAAACAAACTACAAGAGGAGGTTAATGCCTGCCCAGACTTAGGACAGGGACTGTTTGTCATAAGTCAGATGCGGCATTCCATCAATGTTTCAGCCATGGCTGAGGAGAGCCTGGAGTTAATACATTTTCAGGATAGATCTTCCTCTTTCTGAGTTATTTTTAATTGAATGTGCAGTCCCCAAAGGCCGAGGCCATAAATTAGCTTCCTTGGTGCCCCcaggaaggctggggctcttttcccatGGCTGAAGTCTATTGATTGTGCTGCTAACTTTCTCCCTTTCCAGCGGCTTGCTTTCCCAGTATTGATCCGATTTTCATTGCCCTTTgtgtcggaaatgtaggccagcttaAAGAAGGATCTGCTTGCCTCGCAGGCAGTGCTGCTTAAAAGTTTCCTTCATAAGTGGCTCAATCCACATTTTCTTGAAAGGTTCTTTTTATAGTGTCCTCAGTAAACAAGTCCTGTTACATTCGTGGTGGGAAAAGTGTAATTAAGTCAGTGTGTAGCATGCTGATGAGCAGTGGAGCGTTTCCTGGCATGCATGCTCAGATGGATATGTGCACAACTGTTTTCAGGGCTGAGAACAGAAGCAGAGAACAGaattggtcagaccaatggtccatcaagcccagtagcccgttctcacggtggccaatccaagtcactagtacctggccaaaaccaaaggagtagcaacattccagcatctcaaagaatagccagattctggaaccccaatgagagcaacattccagagctgagattgtgatgtcataatgcctcattccacagtgcctcagagccaacctcatcagtgatgttacaatggcttaaatgttctatacttggctcacgtaagaacataagaatagccttactgggtcagaccaatggtccatcaagcccagtagcccattctcacggtggccaatcaaggtccctagtacctggccaaaacccaaggagtagcaacattccatgctaccgatccagggcaagcagtggcttcccccatgtctttctcaataacagactatggacttttcctccagtaacttgtctaaacctttcttaaaaccagctatgctatccgctcttaccacaatctctggcaacgcgttccagagtgaaaaaaaatttcctcctattggttttaaaagtatttccctgtgacctcatcgagtgtcctctagtctttgtaatttttgacagagtaaacaATTGATCAACTTGTAtccactccactcaagattttgtagacttcaatcatatctccccacagccatctcttttccaagctgaagagccctaaccgttttagtctttcctcatacgagaggagttccatcccctttaccatattggtcgctcttctttgaaccttttctagcaccactcctgtgtctgtctgtcttcttgTCATGTGGTCAATGGCTTGCACCAGcagtctctctttccctctcccccacagCATGGTGTCATTTACTAAACCAGGGATGTCAGCTTGTTATACTTGAGGTCCTCTAATACTAAAACACCTGGACAGTTCTATATGGAGTATGTTCAAGAAGCCAGACATCTCTGGGAAGTACAATATTATCTAACATATTGTGCTGATAACATAAAAACTATGGACTTGCAGGCCATCCTTAATGAAAGTGCATTGGCATTGTAAAGGGGTTGGGACAGAGCGCCCTTCATGCCACGTTGGCGGGGGCACTgatacctctcctctccccctccccccccccgcatacCTCTCCAAATCTTTGCTGGAATTGAGCAGCATCTCTTATccactgcttgcgctggcctcatCCATCCTTCTGCCATCACTTCCTGTTTACGGGGACagggaagtgatgtcaaagggaaggATGAGGTCACTGCAAGCAGCAGATATGAAATGCTGCTCAGTGCTCACTACTGGCGAGGATTTGAAGAGGTACGGGGATGCGGGGAAGGGTATATCAGGGAGGATGCAGGGCATGGGAGAGGGTATATGGGGGTGCATGGCGATGCCAGGAAGGCACATGGCGTAAACATCCCTCACTATAGCACTGTGAaggtgcatgagatatattttccATGCATTAAAGGCAGTTCACATAAATGCAAGCACattatgcatattcatcaggTACATCCTGAAATCCAGACCCTCGAGTAAAGTAGTTTTGAGTGGAAGCAAGGGGATAATACCGTTATCCTTCTCCTGAATAAAGTGCTTCATGGGTCACTTAAGGGCATGGAATTGAATTCTGGATTTTCAGATGTtagaaaaatacaaacagcccaACACAATACAAAACCCCCCTGTTTCACTACTTGTTCTGTTTTCTATGCTCTCTTCACTGCTGGTTGTATGTTCACttcgcaattgctaataaagatatataaaaaaaaaaaaaaatacaaacaatgtCATTAAGCTAATAAAGGGGACATAGGGCTCTACATGCTGACTAACTGCCCAATAGGGATGAGCTTCTCATTTGCAACTACAGTCAAACTTTGGATAGCGAGcaacaagacaagcaaaacattttattaaattttaactcgataaacgagcaTTGTCTTGCTATACGAGCACGTATACGTGCATCACGTCAAGTACGTACAATATACGTGCGTCGCATCGCATTGCTGAGCGCAGCTGAATGTAATACAAGCACCCACAGTTCAAGCACACACAACATGTGCACATCTCGCGCTGAGCGcggctgaatgtaataaaagcatcacacCCAATTCACCCGCAGTTCAAGCGCACCGTATAAGTGCGCATATCAGGAACGCACAgtacagtgttttgtattaaagtttttgggctgtggaacaaatcgtctgggtttccattatttcccatggggaaattcgctttgctatacgagtgctttggattacaagcatgttttcagaatgaatcatgctcgcaaaccaaggttttactgtacataggAAATGTCTACAACATTTCTCATGTTACCAAAAGAAAGTGAGAAAAAATAGACACTTTGTGCTTTGTTATTTAAATAATTGTCCCACAATCATAGGAGTAAAACCAGTACTTTTTGGGCTTTTCCATTTAGAGATGGGACTTTATGATCACCGTGCATAAGGGGATGCAATTCCACTAACAAATACGTCACTAGAACAGACGGTTTTAAAATTACACTTAAAGCCTCCCCCATTCACATGGAACAAGCAACCAGCAGTGAAGAGAGCAtgctgggtctgttctccctggagaagaggagacttagaggggacatgatagaaaccttcaaaatccttaagggcatagagagagtaaataaggacagattcttcaaactgtggggggccacaaacactaggggtcactcgaagaaattgaaaggggacaggtttagaacaaatgctaggaagttcttttttacccagagggtggtggacacatggaacaagcttccggaggaggtgataagccagaactctgtacaggggttcaagaaaggtttggataggttcctggaggacaaggggatagaggggtacagatagaacttgaggtaggttgtagaggtgttcagaaaccacttcacaggtcgtggacctgatgggccgccgcgggtgcggaccgctgggcgagatggacctctggtctgacccagtggaggcaacttcttatgttcttatgttcttatgttcattccattcaaatcctgctgctgcttcctGTGATCTTGGGTAAGGCACTTAACACTCTGCAGGGGCGTCAAAGTCCCTccgcgagggccgcaatccagtcaggttttcaggatttccccaatgaatacgcatgagatctattgcatgcactgctttcattgtatgctaatacagtggtccccaaccctgtcttggaggaccaccaggccaatcgggttttcaggccagccctaatgaatatgcatgagagagatttgcatacaatggaaggacaggcatgcaaattcgctccatgcatattcatttggtatgcatgagagagatttgcatacaatggaagtgacaggcatgcaaattcgctccatgcatattcatttgggctatcctgaaaacccgattggcctggtggtcctccaggacagggttggggaccactgtgctaatagatctcatgcatattcattggggaagtcctgaaaacccgactggattgcggcctttgaGGACCGAcgttgacacctgtgctctattgCCTGAGATACAAACAGATTGTAAACcaaatccagtccttgagggccacatcccagcctggttttcaggatttccacaatgaatatgtatgagatctatttgcatgcaatggaagcaaTGAATACTAATAGATCTCGGGCATATTCAtcgtggaaatcctgaaaaccaggcttggttgtggatcttgaggactggatttgaggacccctgTTGTTAACCTTCTAGGAACAAGGAGATACCTAGTGTACTTGAATGTAAGTGatcttgagctacaactgaaaagtgAAGTccaaataaaaagataaattacTATGAATGCTACCTGCCATGTTTTCCCACCATAAATGTACCCCTAGCCTGTGTTACTGCTGTTAATACTTCCCTGGCATGAGTTGTTAATATTAATGCCTCTCATCTTGTTATTGATACGAAATTCCCCCTGTGTTCTTTCTATTTATACACACCCAACCATGTGCTTTCATTTGCAATGTGAATCTTGTTATAAATAGATTTTAAAGGAACGTTCTTTGATTTCTAGTTCTGTCCATCAGGATCCTTTGCTTTCACCAACGTTCAATCAATTAGATAAATAGAAGAAAACAGATCTTAAAATCTGAATTAGTGTATTCATTGACAAATGCTGACGATCAAACACTTTATGACtcctaatttaaaaataaacgGGTTGGGGAAACAATCACAGCTTgcctaatgggcagactggatggcctttatctgctgtcagttTCTAAGTTTAATGTTCTAAAAAGGATACATGATTCATCCTGCATTGTCCTTTGTTTCAAGGTGTATCAAGCCGATAAGGGTCACTTCCTCTGCAAAGACAAATACTACGGAAGGAAGCTCTCAGCAGATGGCTTCAGGCAAGctctctaccacttcttccaCAATGGAAAGCATCTTCAAAAGGATCTCGTGGAACCCATCCTCCTCCAACTGAGGGCCCTTAAGTCTGTCATTGAAGGCCAGAGTTCCTACAGGTTCTATTCCAGTTCCCTTCTCATTGTCTATGATGGACAGGAACAAGTGGATCATAAAGTTACTTCAGATCACCAAGGATGCATTCTGAAGAATGGATGTACCGCACCGCACATTGTGAACAGTTTTCCCAAGGTCGACGTCCGCATGATCGATTTTGCTCACACCACTTACAAAGGTTTGAGGGACAACCAAACCACCTACGATGGACCCGACCAAGGCTATATTTTTGGTCTGGACAATCTTATCCAAATTCTGCAGAACATTCAAGCAGGAGAATGACGAAGGCTGAAAACTGCACAGATTTGTGTTTTGTAAGAGAGATATCAGATAGCAATGAAGCTGAAAAGAGTTTCTGGCTATCCTAGACctcgtgggtttttttttattcctgTTGTTGGAATGCCTTCGACTATCCAACTGTATTTATTTACATGTGCACAGTATTTGCATAAATTAAAGCAAGGGAAGCTTTCCAGTCCGAAAAGGAAAGCGTCAATGATGCCAAACGACACTGAAAGAGCCAGACTGAAGCAAAACGTAGGGCTGCAAACTTTATATGCATTTGTGCGTTTTAACCCTGCTTCATTATTAGCAGCCAAATGTAGAACTCTATggtcaaatcatttttattgagctca encodes:
- the IP6K3 gene encoding inositol hexakisphosphate kinase 3 codes for the protein MVVHDSRDTIDPRKGVLLEPFHHQVGGHMSMLKYNEHTVCKPLVSQEQRFYESLPMEMKRFTPQYKGVVSVFLRKDSRGRHVLIASPQAESLTSFDMGTESSLSIWGKLKWEKASCGEGSLTSWKKLKKMTINESCPGNALLRAEVHFQTEVSCYMEDSTRTSSERISYNPWGLQCHKEQLTRMSSECHENKLHRFLLLENVASQFKYPCILDLKMGTRQHGDDATEEKKARHMKKCAQSTSSSLGVRICGMQVYQADKGHFLCKDKYYGRKLSADGFRQALYHFFHNGKHLQKDLVEPILLQLRALKSVIEGQSSYRFYSSSLLIVYDGQEQVDHKVTSDHQGCILKNGCTAPHIVNSFPKVDVRMIDFAHTTYKGLRDNQTTYDGPDQGYIFGLDNLIQILQNIQAGE